One genomic window of Cannabis sativa cultivar Pink pepper isolate KNU-18-1 chromosome 2, ASM2916894v1, whole genome shotgun sequence includes the following:
- the LOC115720774 gene encoding uncharacterized protein LOC115720774 — protein sequence MGFLTFKPVLLRYYLLRLLSFSVLILAVRFAFIVTVAGGYCGSGRCFFPKNDVLPGVEDVCHRDTLAGESLIPDFSTTKRYRKTVDYYSSIFQDLESEGFLSYNFKALCVETQAGEDVVALREIGVFDSVGISKNPSPPLLFSGEAYRQPFDDNTFDFEFVGKNRMDWSGRPGDFASEVCRTLKPGGFFVVHTMAKDLYSFNSFLDLFNCCRLIRARQIDGFDSSSVREIVMRKETAFLGHGEELSIGNNCSVPAYKRHIIGNAEPLIQKESLKPWVSLKRNIKSIKYLTSMVDISFKQRYVYVDVGARNYGSSIGNWFLKHYPKQNKTFEIYAIEADNTFHEDYKRKKGVILLPHAAWIRNETLFFEISRDTSNRIGKQRRRRGGGMGRIQPVMPSTSYMQDLDKIQGFDFANWLKNTVTQNDFVVVKMDVEGTEFYLIPKLIETGAICLIDELFLECHYDRLQKCCPGVRSSKYEKTYDQCLDLFISLRKSGVLVHQWW from the coding sequence ATGGGATTTCTTACCTTCAAACCTGTTCTCCTCAGATATTATCTCTTAAGACTCCTCTCCTTCAGTGTTTTAATACTAGCCGTTAGATTTGCATTCATCGTCACCGTCGCCGGCGGCTACTGTGGCTCCGGCCGCTGCTTCTTCCCCAAGAACGACGTTCTTCCCGGAGTCGAAGACGTATGTCACCGAGATACTCTCGCCGGAGAATCTTTAATCCCTGACTTCTCCACCACTAAGAGGTACCGTAAAACTGTTGATTATTATTCTTCCATATTCCAAGATTTGGAATCCGAAGGTTTCTTATCGTACAATTTTAAGGCTCTCTGTGTGGAAACCCAAGCCGGTGAGGACGTGGTGGCGCTTAGAGAGATTGGCGTGTTTGATTCTGTAGGAATCTCCAAGAACCCCTCGCCGCCGTTGCTTTTCTCCGGCGAAGCCTATCGCCAACCTTTCGATGATAACACCTTCGATTTCGAGTTCGTTGGGAAAAATCGTATGGACTGGTCAGGTCGACCTGGGGATTTCGCTTCCGAAGTTTGTCGGACTTTGAAACCGGGTGGGTTTTTTGTGGTTCACACAATGGCTAAAGATTTGTACAGCTTCAATTCTTTTCTTGATTTGTTCAACTGTTGCAGACTGATTAGGGCTCGACAAATCGATGGCTTTGATTCTTCATCAGTTCGCGAGATTGTGATGAGGAAGGAGACTGCATTTCTTGGCCATGGAGAAGAATTATCCATTGGGAATAATTGCTCAGTTCCTGCGTATAAACGGCATATAATTGGGAATGCAGAGCCATTGATCCAGAAAGAGTCATTAAAGCCTTGGGTTTCATTGAAGAGGAATATAAAGAGTATAAAGTATCTGACTTCAATGGTGGACATTAGCTTCAAGCAGAGGTATGTTTACGTTGATGTTGGAGCTCGTAATTATGGTTCAAGCATAGGAAATTGGTTTCTTAAACACTATCCAAAACAGAACAAGACTTTTGAAATATATGCAATTGAGGCAGATAATACTTTTCATGAAGActacaaaagaaagaaaggggTAATACTTTTGCCTCATGCAGCCTGGATCAGGAACGAGACTCTATTTTTCGAGATTTCCAGAGACACAAGCAACAGAATTGGGAAACAAAGAAGACGAAGAGGAGGAGGGATGGGTAGGATTCAGCCAGTGATGCCTTCAACAAGTTATATGCAAGACCTGGATAAGATTCAGGGATTTGATTTTGCAAATTGGTTGAAAAACACAGTAACTCAGAACGATTTCGTGGTGGTGAAGATGGATGTAGAAGGAACTGAGTTTTATCTGATACCCAAGTTGATTGAAACAGGGGCAATATGCTTGATTGATGAGCTATTTTTAGAGTGTCATTACGATAGATTGCAAAAATGCTGCCCTGGTGTGAGGAGTTCCAAGTATGAGAAGACATACGATCAATGCTTGGACTTGTTCATTTCGCTTAGAAAGAGTGGAGTTCTTGTACATCAATGGTGGTGA
- the LOC115720405 gene encoding cation/H(+) antiporter 15-like, which yields MFMGKNDLKGEVTTSYICHIIDQINSRGIWFGDDPLAFSLPLLLLQLSLISIVTRFIYFILKPFGQPSIVSQILGGIILGPSVIGRSPTFATKVFPPKGRALFETLSVFGFMLSVFLIGVKMDPYILLRSGKRAIAVGFLAFSVPYALAGFVAFVIDHFLSLDPDVSSALPFVVSIQTLTAFPTVACFLDELRLLNSEIGRLASSSSIVCDVCHWFIFVLKFLTHLASQRSIRISFGFLLSVGLFAAILFFGVRPAVLWAIRQTPEGEPVKEAYVFAVLISVLVCGFIGEVIGLNAFFPSFLLGLVIPDGPPLGAALVEKLDCFVSQILMPIFFAMCGLRMDIFAIQQFKNVATIQLIVFLAFAGKIIGSAIPPLFCRMPILDAISLGLIMNSKGVVELFLLLAWKTEQVLNEECFAIMIISVVIVAGIISPLVRVLYDPSKRFLAYRRRTILHHRQGEELRMLACVHRQENVSAILDLLAASNPTEESPINLVILHLIKLVGQASSLLVSHQPREKPPSTQYPSQSERIFNAFHKFEKHYSEHVTVHCFKGISPYSTMHNDVCSLALEKRSTFIIIPFHRLWINGSVAETSHSLRHLNKNVLEKAPCSVGVLVDRVNRRKYLSSLCINTSLYRIAVLFFGGADDREALAYAGRMSKHSNVLTTLFCFSSSTDIVEGSARSKALDTDVLSKFRLSAFRDDRVSFQEVEVGSGKEVLDVLRSLDGAYELVMVGRRHAESWLMTQIAKWKDRGDLGAIGELLASSEIRIAASILVVQQQTRVWGLRDPEESMHLQRDSTNPRQDA from the exons ATGTTTATGGGTAAGAATGATCTTAAGGGAGAGGTTACAACCTCATACATTTGCCATATTATTGATCAGATCAATTCCCGGGGTATATGGTTTGGAGATGACCCTTTGGCATTTTCTCTTCCATTGTTGCTGCTGCAGCTTTCTCTCATCTCAATAGTCACCCGCTTCATCTATTTCATCCTCAAACCATTTGGCCAGCCCTCAATTGTTTCTCAGATTCTT GGTGGTATAATTTTAGGTCCCTCGGTTATAGGAAGAAGTCCTACATTTGCAACCAAAGTTTTCCCACCTAAAGGGAGAGCTTTATTCGAGACATTATCAGTTTTTGGTTTCATGCTCTCTGTTTTCTTAATTGGGGTGAAGATGGACCCTTACATTCTTCTAAGATCAGGTAAGAGAGCCATTGCTGTTGGATTCTTAGCCTTCTCTGTTCCTTATGCGTTGGCTGGATTTGTTGCCTTTGTCATAGACCATTTTCTGTCTTTGGATCCTGATGTTTCAAGTGCGCTTCCCTTTGTGGTTTCAATACAGACCCTAACAGCCTTTCCTACTGTAGCTTGCTTTCTCGATGAGCTTAGGCTTCTCAATTCAGAGATTGGACGTCTAGCGTCTTCTTCATCTATAGTATGTGATGTATGCCACTGGTTTATCTTTGTCTTGAAGTTTCTAACACACTTAGCTTCACAAAGGTCAATAAGAATATCATTTGGGTTTTTACTCTCAGTTGGCCTTTTTGCTGCAATACTATTCTTTGGAGTCCGTCCAGCTGTTTTGTGGGCAATTCGACAGACCCCAGAAGGGGAACCTGTAAAAGAGGCATATGTCTTTGCCGTTCTGATCAGTGTATTGGTATGTGGTTTTATTGGAGAAGTTATTGGTCTTAATGCATTTTTCCCATCATTCCTTTTGGGTCTGGTCATTCCAGATGGTCCCCCTCTTGGAGCTGCTTTAGTAGAGAAACTTGATTGCTTTGTTTCTCAAATACTCATGCCCATCTTTTTCGCCATGTGTGGATTAAGAATGGATATATTTGCCATTCAACAGTTTAAGAACGTAGCCACTATTCAATTGATTGTTTTCCTTGCTTTTGCCGGGAAGATTATTGGATCAGCAATCCCTCCCCTCTTCTGCAGAATGCCAATCCTGGATGCTATCTCCCTTGGTCTCATCATGAACTCCAAAGGCGTTGTTGAACTTTTCTTGCTTCTGGCTTGGAAGACCGAACAA GTACTAAACGAAGAATGCTTTGCCATTATGATTATCTCTGTGGTGATTGTTGCAGGAATTATCTCACCTCTTGTGAGAGTTCTCTATGATCCATCAAAGCGTTTCTTGGCATATAGAAGGAGGACTATTTTACATCACAGGCAAGGAGAAGAGTTGAGAATGCTAGCTTGTGTCCATAGGCAAGAGAATGTATCTGCCATTTTGGACCTCTTGGCAGCCTCCAATCCCACCGAGGAGAGCCCCATCAATCTTGTCATCCTCCACTTGATCAAGCTTGTTGGGCAAGCCTCATCTCTCCTCGTCTCCCACCAGCCACGAGAAAAGCCACCTTCAACCCAATACCCTTCTCAATCTGAGAGAATCTTCAACGCATTCCACAAGTTTGAAAAACATTACAGCGAACATGTCACTGTACATTGCTTTAAGGGCATTTCCCCATACTCGACAATGCACAACGACGTTTGTTCTTTGGCTCTAGAAAAGCGATCAACCTTTATTATCATCCCTTTTCACAGGCTTTGGATAAACGGTTCGGTTGCTGAGACCTCTCACTCTCTTCGCCACCTCAACAAGAATGTTCTCGAAAAGGCTCCTTGCTCGGTAGGGGTTCTAGTTGACCGAGTGAACCGTAGGAAGTATCTATCCTCTCTTTGCATAAACACTTCGTTGTATAGAATTGCAGTGCTCTTCTTCGGTGGTGCAGACGACCGAGAGGCATTGGCGTACGCAGGCCGCATGTCTAAGCATTCCAACGTCTTGACCACTCTCTTCTGCTTCTCTTCTTCGACAGACATAGTGGAGGGAAGCGCCAGGAGCAAGGCACTAGACACTGATGTCTTGAGCAAGTTCAGGCTCAGCGCCTTTCGCGATGACAGAGTCTCGTTCCAGGAGGTTGAGGTGGGAAGTGGGAAGGAAGTGCTTGACGTACTGAGGTCTCTGGATGGCGCATATGAACTTGTCATGGTTGGAAGGCGCCATGCAGAGTCGTGGTTGATGACTCAAATAGCAAAATGGAAAGACCGTGGGGATCTCGGGGCGATCGGTGAGCTTCTAGCTAGCTCTGAAATCAGAATTGCTGCTTCAATTTTGGTAGTGCAACAACAAACAAGAGTTTGGGGGCTACGTGATCCTGAGGAGTCTATGCACTTGCAAAGAGACAGTACTAATCCTAGACAAGATGCTTAA
- the LOC115720404 gene encoding putative protein FAR1-RELATED SEQUENCE 10, with translation MISPYVGMVFKSDDDAFEYYGNFARKNGFSIRKERSRLSPQLGIYKRDFVCYRSGFAPVKKKPTREHHRDRKSMRCGCDAKMYLSKEIVDGDSQWFVVQFSNVHNHELLEDDQVRLLPAYRKIHEADQERILLLSKAGFPIHRIVKVLELEKGIQGGQLPFLERDVRNFVQNQKKVVQENDALLTEKRESDTMELLEACMLAKYVDENFVYDFTVDENDKVENIMWSYSDSVHAYNMFGDVVYFDTSYRSITYGMLFGAWLGIDSNGRTIFFGCALLQDETSRSFSWALQTFVHFMRGNCPQTILTDLDPGLRDPIQTDLPATKHVISVWNILSKVYSWFFQPLGSRFAEFKSEFDTLCRLETTEEFELQWNQMISVFRFNADKHIALLYSFRSSWAPSYTRGYLLARMAKTVYSKSVDGFLKGIFNAQTCLRTFFEQVSISANFQNQTRPEMQYMYTKTCIPIEEHARSILMPFVFNEFQHELALSMQYATSEMANGSYIVRHFKKMDGERLVIWVPEDEQIHCSCKEFESSGLLCRHALRVFIVKNYFQLPEKYYLNRWRRESSLVFYEENGTQHSNDDWIPEFQCLMENLFAESSITRERSDYARSELIKQVARILNEVGNMPEAEGVAMDVTLSPNG, from the exons ATGATTTCCCCTTATGTTGGAATGGTTTTTAAGAGTGATGATGATGCTTTCGAGTACTACGGAAATTTTGCTAGAAAAAATGGGTTCTCAATTAGGAAAGAAAGATCAAGACTAAGCCCTCAATTGGGTATTTATAAACGTGATTTTGTTTGTTATCGTTCTGGATTTGCTCCTGTTAAGAAAAAACCTACTAGAGAACATCATAGGGATAGGAAATCGATGCGGTGTGGATGTGATGCTAAGATGTACTTGTCAAAGGAGATTGTTGATGGGGATTCACAATGGTTTGTTGTGCAATTTAGTAATGTTCATAATCATGAGCTTCTAGAGGATGACCAAGTTCGCCTTCTTCCAGCTTATCGAAAAATTCACGAGGCAGACCAAGAAAGAATACTTTTACTCTCTAAAgcag GCTTCCCTATACATCGAATTGTGAAGGTGTTGGAGTTGGAAAAGGGTATTCAAGGTGGGCAGCTTCCCTTTTTGGAGAGGGATGTTAGAAATTTTGTTCAAAATCAGAAGAAGGTTGTTCAAGAGAATGATGCGTTGCTAACAGAGAAAAGGGAGAGTGATACAATGGAACTCCTTGAAGCATGCATGCTGGCCAAATATGTAGATGAAAATTTTGTTTATGATTTTACTgttgatgaaaatgataaggTTGAGAACATCATGTGGTCTTATAGTGATTCAGTCCACGCATATAACATGTTCGGTGATGTAGTTTATTTTGACACTTCATATCGATCAATAACATATGGCATGCTTTTTGGAGCGTGGCTTGGCATTGACAGTAATGGAAGAACCATCTTCTTTGGTTGTGCTCTACTCCAAGATGAAACATCTCGTTCATTCTCGTGGGCTTTACAG ACTTTTGTTCATTTCATGAGAGGAAATTGTCCACAAACAATTCTAACTGATCTTGACCCCGGGCTTAGGGATCCTATACAGACTGATTTGCCAGCAACTAAACATGTCATTTCTGTGTGGAATATTTTATCCAAGGTATACAGTTGGTTCTTTCAACCACTTGGATCTCGTTTTGCAGAATTTAAATCTGAGTTTGACACACTTTGTCGATTGGAAACTACGGAGGAGTTTGAACTTCAATGGAATCAAATGATTTCTGTGTTTAGATTCAATGCAGACAAACATATTGCTTTACTCTATTCATTCCGTTCATCTTGGGCTCCATCCTATACAAGAGGATACTTGCTTGCTCGAATGGCAAAAACAGTATATTCGAAATCTGTTGATGGATTTTTGAAGGGCATTTTCAATGCCCAAACATGTTTGCGCACTTTTTTTGAGCAG GTAAGCATCTCTGCTAATTTTCAGAATCAGACGCGTCCAGAGATGCAATACATGTATACCAAGACATGCATCCCCATTGAGGAGCATGCTAGGAGTATTCTTATGCCTTTTGTTTTCAACGAATTTCAGCATGAACTAGCCCTGTCAATGCAATATGCTACTTCTGAGATGGCTAATGGATCCTATATTGTACGCCATTTCAAGAAGATGGACGGGGAGCGTCTTGTTATATGGGTTCCAGAAGATGAACAGATTCACTGTTCCTGTAAAGAATTTGAATCTTCAGGATTATTATGCAGACATGCTCTGCGGGTATTTATAGTAAAGAACTACTTTCAGCTTCCTGAAAAATACTATCTGAATAGGTGGCGAAGAGAAAGCTCTCTAGTCTTTTATGAAGAAAATGGTACTCAACATAGCAATGATGACTGGATTCCAGAATTTCAATGTCTTATGGAAAATCTATTTGCGGAATCATCTATTACTAGGGAGCGTTCTGATTATGCACGTTCGGAACTGATAAAACAAGTTGCAAGGATACTGAATGAGGTTGGAAATATGCCAGAGGCTGAAGGTGTGGCTATGGATGTGACACTGTCACCTAATGGTTAA
- the LOC115719740 gene encoding cation/H(+) antiporter 15 — protein MNESTTGAKKWVCKDLSKLVRSAGVFYGDNPFDFSTPILYAQLSISALLTALLQLILNPLGQSAFISQMLVGIILSPSIIGDTTFAKTVFPETSFYISGTFAFFGCMLFMFLVGVKMDLGSVFTSGRKAVAIGLCCFIFPFLMNTSVAVILKQMVKMDVALDNSLFSIACFQSMSSFYVTACLLTDLKLLNSELGYLAVSSSMISGTLSWLVILMAFTVRQSSFGSTHPLPLLAVSLCVMVVIILGILRPIMRSMVKNTNRGRAVPEHYITSVFLMVLCCAFLGEFVGQHFMLGPMILGLVVPDGPPLGSALVDKLESYVSSILLPSYFIYSGASIDLCSVDMKTFGIVWVLVFSSFFAKLVAAMVPSLLCKMPLVDSLALGLVLSTQGITDILIWQHGMMLRLVDQKSYTCMILSTIFITGTITPLIKLLYNPSKRYASTKLRTIEHASENDSELRLLACIHRQDNTPSIIHLLQLSNPTIKKPICFYVVHLIRLVGRSSALLITHRPGKRKSSHSIQSSRIINAFQHFEEENHGKLTITAVTAMAPSASMHNDVCTLALEKRVAMVIIPFHKLWTRHGSDETLMNNPLRTVNLNILRNAPCSVGILVDRGSLSGIMNPPVSSTKTTHSIGMVFLEGPDDREALAYATRMAEHPSVGVTVVRLRDLNKAATGVDAEDVRNIELDSKMLEKFMAVAKGAGVVGKKRHHFRDKGVKNSVEMINVVRSMEKLYELILVGRRHSSESPLFAGLTEWSEYPELGFIGDVLASSSNNCGVSLLVVQQSDEGKTSKAKCPGVVVTTNNNNNNNNIAGSVRVDIPRSNNINNNTNTNNNNNNNNKVHPVSHETNRESLGV, from the exons ATGAATGAGTCCACGACTGGGGCTAAGAAATGGGTTTGCAAGGATCTCAGCAAGCTGGTAAGGTCCGCAGGCGTTTTTTATGGCGACAATCCTTTCGATTTTTCTACTCCGATCCTTTATGCACAGCTCTCTATATCTGCCTTGCTCACCGCTCTTCTTCAATTGATTCTCAACCCACTTGGCCAAAGTGCTTTTATTTCTCAGATGCTC GTGGGTATTATTCTAAGTCCATCAATTATAGGCGATACTACATTTGCAAAGACAGTTTTCCCTGAGACCAGCTTTTATATCAGTGGAACCTTTGCCTTTTTCGGGTGCATGCTCTTTATGTTCCTCGTGGGAGTTAAAATGGATTTGGGTTCGGTGTTTACTTCAGGAAGGAAAGCAGTGGCAATCGGCCTCTGTTGTTTCATCTTTCCATTTCTTATGAACACATCCGTTGCTGTAATTTTAAAGCAGATGGTGAAAATGGATGTAGCATTAGATAATTCTTTGTTTAGCATAGCATGCTTTCAATCCATGAGTTCTTTTTACGTCACGGCATGTCTCTTAACAGATTTGAAGCTCCTCAACTCGGAACTCGGCTACTTAGCCGTGTCTTCTTCTATGATCAGCGGGACACTGTCTTGGCTCGTGATTCTTATGGCTTTCACTGTTAGACAGAGTTCTTTTGGAAGTACACACCCACTTCCTCTTTTGGCAGTAAGTTTGTGCGTTATGGTGGTTATCATACTGGGCATCCTCAGGCCTATTATGCGTTCCATGGTTAAAAATACAAACAGAGGAAGAGCAGTCCCAGAGCATTACATCACTTCCGTTTTTTTAATGGTGTTATGCTGTGCGTTCttgggggagtttgttgggcAGCATTTCATGTTGGGGCCAATGATTTTGGGTCTCGTTGTACCAGATGGTCCGCCATTGGGATCGGCCTTGGTCGATAAGCTAGAGTCTTATGTTTCCTCAATATTGTTACCAAGTTACTTTATTTACAGCGGTGCTTCCATCGATCTATGTTCCGTTGACATGAAAACGTTTGGGATTGTTTGGGTTTTGGTTTTTTCTAGCTTCTTTGCAAAACTCGTAGCAGCTATGGTGCCTTCACTCTTGTGCAAAATGCCTTTGGTTGACTCCCTAGCACTTGGCCTTGTCTTGAGTACCCAAGGCATCACTGACATTCTCATATGGCAACATGGCATGATGCTCCGG TTGGTCGACCAAAAATCATACACTTGCATGATTTTATCAACCATCTTTATAACAGGAACCATAACCCCACTAATTAAACTACTCTATAACCCATCGAAGAGATACGCATCAACCAAACTGAGGACCATTGAGCATGCCTCAGAAAACGACTCCGAGCTCCGGCTGCTAGCCTGCATCCACCGCCAAGACAACACTCCTTCCATCATCCATCTCCTTCAACTCTCCAACCCCACAATCAAGAAACCCATCTGCTTCTATGTTGTCCACCTAATCCGACTTGTTGGCCGATCCTCAGCCCTTCTCATAACTCACCGTCCAGGCAAAAGAAAGTCTTCCCACTCCATTCAATCCAGCCGCATAATCAACGCTTTCCAACATTTCGAGGAGGAAAATCATGGCAAACTCACGATAACTGCAGTCACGGCCATGGCGCCCTCTGCCAGCATGCATAACGACGTGTGCACTCTGGCTCTTGAGAAAAGGGTTGCCATGGTGATCATCCCTTTCCACAAGTTGTGGACACGACACGGCTCAGACGAGACATTGATGAACAACCCTTTAAGAACAGTGAACCTTAACATCCTAAGAAACGCACCCTGCTCGGTTGGGATCCTTGTCGACCGTGGCTCCTTAAGTGGCATCATGAATCCACCTGTTTCCTCCACAAAAACAACTCACTCAATCGGAATGGTCTTCCTTGAAGGACCTGACGACCGAGAAGCATTGGCATACGCAACTCGAATGGCAGAGCATCCTTCGGTTGGCGTCACGGTTGTTAGACTCAGAGATTTGAACAAAGCAGCAACAGGGGTTGATGCAGAGGACGTTAGAAACATAGAGCTTGATTCTAAGATGTTGGAAAAGTTCATGGCGGTGGCTAAGGGAGCCGGGGTTGTTGGGAAGAAAAGGCATCACTTCAGAGACAAAGGTGTTAAGAACAGCGTGGAAATGATCAATGTGGTTCGGTCGATGGAGAAGTTATACGAGTTGATTTTAGTGGGGAGACGCCATTCGAGCGAGTCACCTCTGTTTGCTGGGCTTACGGAGTGGAGTGAGTATCCTGAGCTGGGTTTCATTGGAGATGTTTTGGCATCATCGAGTAATAATTGTGGGGTCTCTCTTTTGGTAGTTCAACAATCCGACGAGGGCAAAACCAGTAAGGCTAAGTGCCCTGGCGTCGTTGTTAccaccaataataataataacaacaataatattGCAGGCTCGGTTCGTGTGGATATACCACgtagtaataatattaataataatactaatactaataataataataataataataacaaagtcCACCCAGTTTCTCACGAAACAAACAGAGAATCATTAGGTGTATAG
- the LOC115721351 gene encoding uncharacterized protein LOC115721351, with protein MGNSLRCCLACVLPCGALDLIRIVHLNGYVEEITRPVTAGEILKANPNHVISKPCSQGVVRRILILSPDTELKRGSIYFLIPSSSLPADKKKSSGNALKKIPTKNKIKIKSTTTTTATTTAAAAAAGFVDSVDCDRYLSSIISEKKSSRRHHRRSSSQIGVWRPHLESISED; from the coding sequence atgGGAAACAGCTTAAGGTGTTGTTTGGCTTGTGTTCTTCCATGTGGTGCCTTAGATTTAATTCGTATAGTCCATTTAAATGGCTACGTCGAGGAAATTACACGTCCGGTCACCGCCGGCGAGATTCTCAAGGCCAACCCTAATCATGTTATTAGCAAACCATGCTCTCAGGGAGTTGTTCGCCGGATTTTGATACTTTCTCCGGACACAGAGCTCAAAAGGGGCAGCATATATTTCTTGATCCCATCTTCTTCCTTACCGGCCGACAAGAAAAAATCCTCCGGCAACGCTCTCAAGAAAATACCCACaaaaaataagatcaaaataaagTCAACCACCACTACTACTGCTACTACAACCGCTGCCGCCGCCGCCGCCGGTTTCGTCGACTCCGTCGACTGTGATCGGTACTTGTCGAGTATTATCTCCGAGAAGAAATCTTCACGCCGGCATCATCGAAGAAGTAGCTCCCAAATCGGAGTATGGCGACCTCATCTTGAAAGTATCTCCGAAGATTGA